AAAAGAAAGTCTATATCCATGTCAGGTCACTAGCTTCAGTTAAACACTGCAAgatgtgggaaaggtgtgaacAGAGAAGGGTTTAATGATCTAGTCATTTGCTGTATATGCAGAGTAATTCCTGAACAGCAGaaatcgaaactttacatcaggctcaacctgacgctgttgactagctacggaagaagggcaaacgctagaagaagaagcagaaatgaACTGAATTTTGAAGACCCATCTACTTAGAATCTGGGCTTTTCTACATAGATGCAAGCCTGTAGTACACATCTAATTCATAAATATGGATTCTCCTAAGATTCTAACTTGAAAATTAATACCTCAGAGACTGTCCCACATCAAAGTACATTAAGAGGGGTtctggtgggggttgggcagtagtgcagcaggttaagcgcatgtggcgcaaagtacaaggacctgggtaaggatcctggtttgagcccccagctccctacctgcaggggagtcacttcacaggtggtgaagcaggtctataggtgtctttctctccccttctgtcttcccctcctctctccatttctttctgtcctatccaacaacaaatgacatcaacaacagtaataaccacaacaagggcaaaaaaaggggggttctGATGGGCCACCCCATcattggggtcctagtcagggaatccttggattcccatgtagatgtgatgggcctagacctctagcaggtccctccaccatcactggtcatctccatcaggaacaatatactGAACCCCTcctgtggacctctacaggacattttcctcagtgtagaacaatggtagaaattgccccactctccaggaggctgggtcaacatactctgccacttgaggaaggtgggtcctgaaatgagtgcagcctagaatgttcctagctggcagttggatcccccagctccccacctgcagagcagtcacttcacaagcggtgaagcaggtctgcaggtgtctatctttctctgcccctctctgtcttcccctcctctctccatttctctgtcctatccaacaacaacgacatcaataatgactacaacagagtgggggtatagcataatggttatgcaaaaagaaaagactttcatgcctgacaggatctcaagtcccaggttcaatcccccacaccgccataagccagagctgagcagttctctggtaaaaaaaaaaaaaaaaaagtaataataactacaacaataaactaataacaagggcaacaaaaggaaataaatatttaaaaaagaagaatgttcctagctatgaccatggaatgtgagctcaaattgaCAGGGACACAGAagctgcacaggctcctgtgctaaatatgaacagacatgggcctgtgatggtgtttacagttaacagtatttaaatacttttccaatatttgggggcttctctctgcctttatccaacttttttttttaatattttatttaagaaaggattaatgaacaaaaacataaggaggggtacaactccacacaattcccaccacccaatctccataacccaccccctcccatgataactttcccattctctagccctctaggagcatggacccagggtcgttgagggttgcagaaggtagaaggtctggcttctgtaattgcttccccgctgaacatgggcgttgactggtcggtccatactcccagtctgcctctctctttccccagtaaggtgtgtctctggggaagctgagctccaggacacattggtggggtcttcaatccagggaagcctggccagcatcctggtggcatctggaacctggtgattgaaaagagagttaacatacgaagccaaacaatttgttgagtatccaactttctagtcctctcctcctctcctcaattcttggcaccatcttcccagacaatactcccaggccacctgcatattaactgtTGGACTCAGCCAAAAATTaggaaagttgggagtcgggctgtagcgtagcgggttaagcgcaggtggcgcaaagcacaaggatcgttaaggatcccggttcgaaccccggctccccacctgcaggggcgtcgcttcacaggcggtgaagcaggtctgcaggtgtctgtctttctctcctcctctctgtcttcccctcctctctccatttctctctgtcctatccaacaacgacgacaacaacaataataactacaacaataagacaacaagggcaacaaaagggaataaataaataaaataaatattttttttaaaaaaattaggaaagttatggaccccttggaatattcctaaaatagacttcctagctccttctagCATCAAGACCacaaattttatctgctatactCTAACTTTtgttctgattattaaataatttattctgctttatatcttaatgcttttcagccaccaagttgcagatgctaccatgacaccaacctgacttccctgggcagacaacctcaccattatGTCAggatctcacctccccagagccctgccccactagggaaagacagaaagaggctagagggatggatcgacctgttaatggccaagtccagcagagaagcaattatagaagccagaccttccatcttctgcactccataaagatctttggtccatactcccaaagggataaagaacagggaaggttCCTATGGAGGGAGGGGCTAtgaaactccggtggtgggaattgtacccttcttatcccatattgtcaatcattattaaatcactaatgaaaaaaagggGAGTGGTCCTGGTGTTTGAATTCTATTGACTCAAATTCTAGGAAAACAAGCCCTCTTCCATAAAAGTCACTAGCTAAGGTGTTAgtagttgtggtccgggaggtggcacattggataaagcactggactctcaagcatgagatcctgagttcaatccctggtagctcatgtaccagagtgatgtctggttctttctctcctttctcataaataatttttttttaaatctaaaaaaaaaaaaaaaaaaagttatagaggCCCAGGGTTAGTATAATATACAGCGGAAAAACATGTCAAAGTAGGTGCCCATTCCTATGGAGGCTaatttccatttgtctttttttatttttatttatttattcccttttgttgtccttgctttattgttgttgtagttattattgttgttgtcactgatgtcgtcgttggatgggacagagagaaatggagagagatggcgaagacagagagtaggagagaaagacaccacagacctgcttcaccgcctgtgaagcgacgcccctgcaggtggggagccgggtctcgaaccaggatctttacgccggtccttgcgcttaacaccacctgcgcttaacccgctgcgctactgcccgactcccttcattttAAGATAAAGGCTGCACTCCAGAAAGATGAAAGTTTAATCTGTAAAGGGACCGCTACCGCGATTtcacagaaaaggaaatgaactAGAAAAAGACAGCCTCCCCTCCATTCTAACCAATCGTGGATGACGCAACCGGAAGCTCGAGGCTGACCAATTCGTTCGCACTTTTAAGTACCGCGAGATGAGACGTGATTGTCCATTGGCTAGTGGGACAGGTGACGTCAGGCGCAGACGCCGGTTCTGCCGCGGGAGCGTGGAAGAAGCCGAGAATTTTGTCTGGGAAGTGCCTTTGAGCTCGCAGAGTAGACACCATGAGCAAGGCTCATCCTCCCGAATTGAAAAAGTAAGTTTATGGGATGGCGTCGCTCAGGTAGCACTCTGCGTGCTTCGAGTGCCTTAGATCCTGCTCCATATTCCCTTAGCACGCCAGGCGTGGCTATCGCGGTCGGAGGCCGCCCCAGAATCCCGCCGGAACCCCCGCGTCTGGGGGTTTGAAGCCCGCGCTGACGGCCTTTCAGCGCTGCCCGCATGGTCTCCATCTGCGCTCTCCTTGCCTCCCTGGCCTGAACGCTTCCTCCCACATACCACCCTCGGCTgtccaggtttttttgtttttgtttttgtttttttacagatTTTGAAGCCATCCTTGGTGGCATAGTGAATAGCATCGTGTTCCACTCAGTGATTTTCTATGAGGAGCTAGCTACTGAGGTGGTGGGATCGTCGTGTTTGATACGGCACTTCAAGTTTAGTTTGTTTGCTGCGGGTATTTTTGGGCTTTAACTTAAAACCTCtcgggtttgggggggggggtttgattgttgttgttttcttttactaACGTTCATCTTGGATGTAAGTCATACTTCTCTGTGtagctttctgtctctgtctttttttctctcattaaaggaAATGAAGTTTTCTTTAAGTGTATTGCTGTAAAGTCCAGGCTTTGTCCAGCATTCACGTTCCTTCATGTGAAATTCAAGcaccccttctcttgatttctggctatcaaataaaaattagggaaattttttaaaatttttttatatttattttcccttttgttgccctcgttgtctttttattgttgtagttattgttattgatgtcgtcgttagatagaacagagagaaatggagagaggaggggtagacagaggggaggaaagacagacagacacctgcagacctgcttcaccgccagtgaagggactccctcccctgcaggtggggagctggggctccaaccgggaccttcacgccggtccttgcgcttccgcgccttgtgtgcttaacccgctgcgctactgcccgactcccgggaattttttttttttaatgaaattcaaGCATCAAATACTAGTAAAATTTGAGTATTCTTTTTCTCTAGCCAAACTGAATCGCAGTTTTTCACATGCTTTGTAACTTCAGACAATTCTTTAACCTTTCTGAGCTTAATTTGCATCTTTATCATAAGGATTAAGTAAGCTTGAAGagttattttatgtattaatataagagagaaccagagctctgGCACATGCCACTCCAGAAACCGAATTCAAAAATGAACACTGTGGCCACAGCACCACCTTCCCTGCTGCTTTATTTTCATGTGTTATCTTTCACACTTCTAgtcagacctttcatcttctttATCTTTGAGTTGTCTTATGTCTTACATATTAAAACTGAGTGAAAATCAACATTTTATCACCTTTCAAAGTGATTTGACTTGCCCTGGGAGGTGGATAAAATATTAGACTTTAAGCATGAAGTTCTGGGTTAAATTTCTGCTGTCGCATGTGCGGGAATGATACTCcatttctctcattagtaaataatcaAATCCTTccatctgtctctttttctccctttttcccaGGCACCAAATGAAGTCAGAAATGATCTGACTGTGGTTAAAGAATTGAAGGGGGGCTCTGTGTGATGGCACACTGGGTagagcatatacattaccatgcataaggtcctgggttcaagttccccacTTCTCACCAGCATGGGTCGACTTCACAAGCAATAcagcaggggtctttctctcttcctctcctctctgtcttccccttcctttcctttcaatttctgtctcaatccaaaaaaaaggaaaccaccAGGAGCTGTATATTCCCAGCGCAGGCACGGAGCtccagagataagcctggtgggaagacagaaaaaaaaataaataaacatgactaCTACCATGctgagatggattttttttttttttttttttttgcctccatggttattgctggggctccatgcctaaactgcaaatccactgcttatggaggccatttttcccgtttttgttgcctttattgttattgttgccattgctgctgttgttattgaataggacagggaaattgagagaggggaagaaaaagaaagacacctgcagatctgcttcaccacctatgaagcaacccccctgtaggagcggagccgggggcttgaaccaggatccttctgctggtccttgcgcttacctgctgcactactgcccagcccccaagatgggattttttttttattcaaattgCTTAAAACTTCAAAATATGACTACCCTAGAGCTGGTACATTGCTTGAAGGGTTGGAATCTGAAGCATGAGGTGATGAGTTCAAGTCAAGTTCCAGTGTCACATGctaagaatgatgctctggttctgtgtctctcctctctcataattgaataaatctttttcaacAACTTCAAAATAATGCATTCACTTGGCTAAAATATGCTTGTATTGAAGAGTATTTGAAACATTAAAGATTGATGCTTACTATTATTTCTACcagagttatcaatggggctcaacAACTGCAGAGGTTTCCACttctggtactttttttttttttggaggaggaACAGTGACACTTTCTGCTTCCTGGCTTTGAAGAGAGGGCTAGGAGCTTGAATTCAGATCCTTACACTTCATGGTGTGTGCAGCCTACTGGGTGTACCATATCTGACCCTGCAAATACAAGATCAGCTCATCCAGTGAGATGGCTCATTTAGAAggatgcttgctttgccatgtacacagcctTGCTCAAGCCttgcactgggggaaacttcaacactggtgtctttccttcttttgtttggTCTCTGtgatctccctccctccttctctctccctctcttctctctctctctaatttaatgagagatacaggggGGAAAGATTTTTATCCATTCATTCCATTTTTGTTTATATTGTCTCCATTGGTTTATATAAAAACTGAACTAGccggggccaggcattggcacagctggataagtgcacacattacagtgtacaaggactggggttcaagccactggtttccatctgcagggggaaagcttcatcagtgataaagtagggcttcaggtatctctctctatctctttctctcccccacccctctcaatttttttctgtctctattcaataataaataaaaagattttaaaaaaactaaaaggagGGTTGGGtgatagcgtagcgggttaagcacacgtggtgcaaagtgcaatgaccaacTGATTCGGCCCCTGCTCccgacctgcagaggagtcacttcacaggtggtgaagcaggtctgcaggtgtctgtctttctccctctctatgtcttcccctcctctccatttctctctgtcctatccaacaatgacatcaacaataataatagcaacaacaggggcaacaaaaggggaaaaataatggcctccaggagcaggggattcatggtgcaggcactgagccccagcaataaccctggaggcaaaaaaaaaaaaaactaaactaaaagacTGAACTACCCTACCTGATTGCTATTGTATAAATTATGTTGATTGCTTTGTGTTTATTTAGCCTTAAATGTATTTAATCAGTTATATGATCTTTTGCTTTTTCAGATTTATGGACAAGAAGTTGTcatgtaagttttttttattattattcaatttTTACATGTTTTAGAATAAAATGTTTAGGGCAACTTTATAAAATTTCAAAGCACCCCCTAATTCACAAATACTAATTAAGTAGGTTTATCAAAATTCTAactagatggggccaggtggtggcacatctgttttaagtgcacacattacagtgtacaaggacctgagtccccacctacaggtatgaagcttcacaagtggtaaagcagtgctgcaggtgtctctcttgtttctctccctctctataccctttcagtttctttgtgaACTATCaagaagataaaatttaaaaaataaaacaacttggtgggggtagatagcataaataaagaaaatctaaaaaaaaaatggaacaatttTTAATCCTAACTAGGTGATTGTATTTACCTAATTTCTGGCATTTAATAAATTTCACAGTATTTTACACTTCACTGTTTCATATAAAGTCAGTTTTACACAATTAACTAGATTTTCCTCTGTGGTATTTGAAAATCTTatcagccttttttctttttttttttttaatttttttttttttatttaagaaaggattaattaacaaaaccatagggtaggaggggtacaactccacacaattcccaccacccaatctccatatcctaccccctcccccgatagctttcccattctctatccctctgggagcatggacccagggtcattgtgggttgcagaaggtagaaggtctggcttctgtaattgcttccccgctgaacatgggcgttgactggtcggtccatactcccagtctgcctctctctttccctagtagggtgggtctctggggaagctgagctccaggacatattggtggggtcttcaatccagggaagtctggcccgcatcctgatgacacctggaacctggtgactgaaaagagagttaacatacaaagccaaacaaattgttgagcaatcatggatcagccttttttcttttgagcAAAAGAATTAGACAAAAGCCTTACTTGTGTGATACTTGAAGTATATATGGGGTATGTGTAcataaatagatagatggatggattaaATTAGAAGCAAgcaatcttgggggccaggcagtggtgcacctggttaagcacacataggtgAAGCCCGGCGCAAGGAAGTAAGCAATCTTCAATTTGAATCTCAGTCACACAAAAGCTATATAGATGTGAGTCAGTTTATTATAATTTTTGTACATATGAGATAAAGGAGGTtcagtataatggtcatgcaaaaagacttaaaactttttttccccctttttatagtGAAATTAAATGGCGGTAGACATGTCCAAGGAATTCTGCGGGGATTTGACCCATTTATGAACCTTGTGATAGATGAATGTGTGGAAATGGCAACTAGTGGGCAACAAAACAATATTGGGATGGTGGTAAGTAAAGACAAATTTTCTGTTAGGGgttatttaagttttattttatttattgcatgagagtttcacatgagacagaagccagagcaccagtctggtacatgttccagggattgaactgagagcCTCAGATGTTCACGTCGAATGCTCTGTACCAGGTGAGCTGATCCGCTGGCTGTCATGCCCCTGGACATTTTCAGGAGAGGGCATGAGACAGAGCTGTGTTAGACACCACTAGTGTAAGAGAGCAAATAAGCAAGTCCTTTGTCTTAAGGAGGCCCCCCTCCAACCCCCAAGTAAGGAGGGTAGAGGTGTGTCCCTTCAGTAGAGGTAAACAGAAGAAATGCCAGTTGGGGGGGTTGttacattttttaagtattttagttttgagagagaaagacacagagaaacaccaatgcactgctcagctctggcttgtggtgtgggggattgaacctggggcttcggagccccaggcatgaccgtctctttgcataaccactatgctatctacccccgccgtgtgttatttatttcttttatcagagcgctgctcagtCCTGGTTTTTggcggtacaggggattaaacctgggacttagtCTCAGGAGGGAAGGACTCTTTATATAACTGTTgtactatttccccttccctcattACCCATTTTAGTTTAATATATGGCTAATTggttggttgggttttttttttttttttaatatttattcatttattcccttttgttgcccttgtttctttttactgctgtagttactattgttatcattgttggataggacagagagaaatggagagaggaggggaagacagtgagggggagagaaagacacttgcagacctgcttcactgcttgtgaagcgactccccgggcagtagcacagcaagttaagtgcacgtggcatgtaGCGTTCTTGTATACTCTCTAGAGTGACTCCCCCcccattggaggattaatgttttacaggtgacaataaatacaatagtttgtacatacataaaatttctgttttccacataacaatacaacccccactaggtcctctgtcacccttctccAGGACCTGTACTGTTCCCCACccacctgtactctcccccatccAATTTCAAGGTCACTAGGATTGGGATATTCTGCATAAGATTCAGATTTAgcagctgggaagtggcacacagtggataaaatactgGATTCTCATAtaggaagtcctgagttcagtcccaggcattaagtgtatcagagcagtgctctggttctttctgtcacttattaaaattaatcaattagggagtcaggcggtagcccagtaggttaagcgtaggtgacgCAAAGCCACAAAGTACGAgtactagcataaggatccaggttcgagcctctggctccctacctgcaggggaatcactacataggtggtgaagcaggtctgcaggtgtctatctttctctccccctctctgtctttccctcctctctccatttctctctgtcctatataacaatgacgacatcaataacaacgactacaataaaaacaaaatattttttttaattttttttaaataataaagagcaaaaagggagacaccacagcaccagaacatCCCCCAAGGCAATGGCACCAACATGTGGTTCTGAggttgaaaagaaacaaaaacactgcTTTTTGGCAGACAGTAGTTACTTTGATTataagtgtgcttgctttgtaatatgcacaggtttgagcctgaacctcactgcattgaaggaagctctgatgttgtggtttctttcactctttacCTTCTATAGTCTCTTtgaaaaatcaataaacaaaacaaaaattgtaCTAAGGTGACCAGTTTCTAAGCACTCTCATGTCtgtgactctgaggtcccaggttcagtccccaacactaccataagccagggctaagcaatgctttggtgaaaaaacaaacagaaaggatGGTATGAAGAAAACAATATttgttactacaacaataaaaaaaaaaaaaaaggcaacaaaagggaaaaaatcaatattttttttaaaaaaggaaaaaatatttgttcTGAAAGGAAGATAATTTTGTTTTAAGGATCTCTTAACTAGGTAGTTAGCAATTAATGCTTCagctagctttttctaaaacatcCTGTTTTCCATGGCTTCACCCTTTAAAGATTCCActctaggagccaggtggtagctcatagAGCATGAATatcatacacaaagacctgggttcaggcccctggtcaccacctgcagggcagaagcttcacaaatggtgaagcagtgcccttGCACAAGTAAAGTATACATACTTACTGAGTGAGTTACCACCCAAGTTCTACCCAGTTTTCAAGACCCAACTAAGagatcaggtggtgacacatctggttgagtgcacaggtcacagtgcacaaagacacaggttcaagccctcggtccctacctgcagggagaaatctttgcaagtcgtgaagtactgctgcaggtgtctctctgtctttcttcctctgtaactctccccactcaatttctggctatctctagccaataaataaataaagctaacttaaaaaaaaaaaaagtcccaactAAAATGCCATCTCACTTAAGCTTCTTACAACTTCCATCTTTAGTTCCCTAATGGAGCTCATACCCTTAAACTGACATGTTCTAAGTATCTGTTTGTACTGTTAATTCATGGATCTGTCAAGGCATGTTCATTTTAGTCCTGCAGTTTAGAAGGTAAAGTGactaagatcttttaaaaaatatattaaaataaaagcacttgtgtggtccaggaggtggcgcagtggtaaagctttggactctcaagcatgaggtcctgagttcgatccccggcagcacgtgtgccagagtgatgtctggttctttctctctcctatctttctcataaataaataaaatctttaaaaaaaataaattaaataaaagcacTTGTTATCCTTAAAAAATCTAGATTTATCTGTTTTCTACCAGACCAGTGCTCGgctctgtttatggtggtgcagaaattgaacttaggaccttggaACCTCCGGCCTGAAAGTTGTTTTGCAGAACCAGTTTGCTTCTCCACCCTGCCAGATGTTCATTTCATTGTGTGTGATGGTGATAAAAAACTTggcttgggagtcaggaggtaatgcacatggcgcaaaacgcaagtactggtataaggattcaggttcgagcccctggctccccacctgcaggggagtcgcttcacaagcggtgaaacaggtctgcaagtgtctgtctttctcttcccctctgtcttcccctcctctctccatttctctctgtcctatccagcaatgacaacaacaataactacaacaataaaacaacaagggcaacaaaagggaataaataaataaaggcttggCTTGTGCAGGCAATTAGCATCAGGCCTTCTAGAGGTTCcagcttcagtttctttttttttttaatatcaaagatttttttaatatttatttattcccttttgttgcccttgttttattgttgtagttgctattgttgtcattgttggataggacagagagaaatggagagaggagaggaagacagggaaagatagacacctgcagatctgtttcactccttgtgaagcgactcccttgcaggtggggagccagggctccaacagggatccttacgccggtccttacactttgcaccatgtgcgcttaacccgcggcgctaccaccgactccctccAGCTTCAGTTTCTTATATGGTTTATGTCTGAGTTTTGCcttggcttctctctgtcttatgaatCTTAAAGACTTGAGTTGTAGCTGGAAGAAGATAACCTAACCCAGTAGAACTTGTATACCTTGCCATATACAAGGCCCTAGATTCAAATTCTCagcccacatgggagcatcatggacagTAGTAAAGGGAGCTGCAGATGGTGTGACAGTGCTGAGATGTCTCTGGTTCTTTGCATTTTGTCCCCctaaaataaatgattaaagcTCGGAC
Above is a window of Erinaceus europaeus chromosome 3, mEriEur2.1, whole genome shotgun sequence DNA encoding:
- the SNRPG gene encoding small nuclear ribonucleoprotein G isoform X1 gives rise to the protein MSKAHPPELKNYMIFCFFRFMDKKLSLKLNGGRHVQGILRGFDPFMNLVIDECVEMATSGQQNNIGMVVIRGNSIIMLEALERV
- the SNRPG gene encoding small nuclear ribonucleoprotein G isoform X3 codes for the protein MDKKLSLKLNGGRHVQGILRGFDPFMNLVIDECVEMATSGQQNNIGMVVIRGNSIIMLEALERV
- the SNRPG gene encoding small nuclear ribonucleoprotein G isoform X4, with amino-acid sequence MKLNGGRHVQGILRGFDPFMNLVIDECVEMATSGQQNNIGMVVIRGNSIIMLEALERV
- the SNRPG gene encoding small nuclear ribonucleoprotein G isoform X2, encoding MSKAHPPELKKFMDKKLSLKLNGGRHVQGILRGFDPFMNLVIDECVEMATSGQQNNIGMVVIRGNSIIMLEALERV